A DNA window from Paraburkholderia phytofirmans OLGA172 contains the following coding sequences:
- a CDS encoding helix-turn-helix domain-containing protein, whose amino-acid sequence MRRGETHGGTDNVLTTLGFSDVGDLSAKTILAVKLNALIEQRGLSQMQVAEITGMTQPKISLVRRYKLQNISLERLMQALVSLGQHVEIVVRPARKTSRASITVAA is encoded by the coding sequence GCGGCACAGACAATGTGCTAACTACCCTCGGCTTTAGCGATGTGGGGGATCTGTCGGCAAAGACCATCCTTGCTGTCAAGTTGAACGCGTTGATTGAACAACGCGGCCTCAGCCAGATGCAAGTTGCCGAAATTACTGGGATGACGCAACCGAAGATATCGCTGGTTCGTCGTTATAAGCTGCAGAACATTTCGCTCGAACGCCTGATGCAGGCGCTGGTATCGCTCGGTCAGCATGTTGAGATCGTCGTCAGGCCTGCAAGGAAGACCAGCCGCGCTTCGATCACTGTCGCAGCTTAG
- a CDS encoding IS6 family transposase translates to MILLCVRWYVAYSLSLRDLEEMIAEHGIEVDHSTVHRWVITLVPLFEKAFRKHKRPVGKSWRMDETYIKVRGQWKYLYRALDKAGDTVDFLFRARRDKVAARRYFEKAIDQNGAPETVTIDKSGANLAALQAINAERETPIRIRLCKYLNNIVEQDHRAIKRIVKPMLGFKDFRCARIILSGIEVMHMIRKGQMRAEKDTHPSAAEQFYSLVM, encoded by the coding sequence GTGATCCTGCTGTGCGTTCGGTGGTACGTGGCGTATTCGCTGAGTCTGCGTGATCTCGAAGAGATGATTGCGGAACACGGTATCGAGGTCGATCATTCGACCGTGCACCGATGGGTGATCACGCTGGTGCCGCTGTTCGAAAAAGCCTTCCGCAAGCACAAGCGCCCGGTGGGCAAGAGCTGGCGGATGGACGAGACGTACATCAAGGTGCGCGGCCAGTGGAAATACTTGTATCGCGCTTTGGACAAGGCCGGAGACACGGTCGACTTTTTGTTTCGGGCCCGTCGGGACAAGGTTGCTGCGCGACGATATTTCGAAAAGGCAATCGACCAGAACGGCGCGCCGGAGACTGTGACGATTGACAAAAGCGGCGCGAATCTGGCCGCTCTTCAGGCGATCAATGCCGAGCGGGAAACACCGATCAGGATTCGGCTATGCAAGTACCTGAACAACATTGTGGAGCAGGATCACCGGGCCATCAAACGTATCGTCAAACCGATGCTGGGCTTCAAGGATTTTCGGTGCGCGCGCATCATTCTGTCTGGCATCGAGGTCATGCACATGATTCGCAAAGGACAAATGCGGGCGGAAAAAGACACCCATCCATCAGCCGCCGAGCAGTTCTACTCGCTGGTTATGTAA
- a CDS encoding STAS/SEC14 domain-containing protein — translation MILYHTEPDSPVIEISVAGKITDHDLREAIERMRGDLELNGKTRVLERIEHFTGIEPKALWTDITLGVSVARKVTRAAVVADAGWIRASTHLARFFTKAEVKAFHVNELEQARVWINT, via the coding sequence ATGATCCTGTATCACACCGAGCCCGATTCCCCTGTCATCGAAATTTCCGTCGCAGGCAAAATCACCGACCACGATCTGCGCGAAGCCATTGAGCGCATGCGGGGTGATCTCGAACTGAACGGCAAGACCCGCGTGCTCGAACGCATCGAGCATTTCACCGGCATCGAGCCGAAGGCGCTGTGGACCGATATAACGCTCGGCGTTTCCGTGGCCCGCAAGGTCACGCGCGCCGCCGTGGTGGCCGATGCGGGCTGGATCCGTGCCTCGACGCATCTGGCGCGGTTCTTTACGAAGGCCGAAGTCAAGGCGTTCCACGTCAACGAGCTGGAGCAGGCGCGCGTCTGGATCAACACCTGA
- a CDS encoding hemerythrin domain-containing protein — protein MADPLAVWHTEHINFARLLDILEEQVAELRRGESPNYTLMGDILYYMRNFSDRVHHPREDVAYARLAKEDPGTQIVVNRLLQEHRVIATAGDELLIRINEAAGDVVIPRAALEAATATYLVYYRHHLSTEERDVMPRAAQVLTEHDWAAVDAAVPASPDPLFGDNVLERFEALRRQIALDAQVSKDLSQPPDTH, from the coding sequence ATGGCCGACCCGCTTGCCGTATGGCACACCGAGCACATTAATTTCGCCCGACTACTCGACATTCTGGAAGAACAGGTAGCTGAGCTCCGCCGGGGTGAGAGCCCAAATTACACTCTCATGGGCGATATCCTTTACTACATGCGGAATTTTTCCGATCGTGTTCATCATCCGCGGGAAGATGTTGCGTACGCGCGGCTTGCAAAAGAGGATCCCGGGACTCAAATTGTGGTGAACCGCCTTCTGCAGGAGCATCGCGTGATCGCCACGGCCGGCGACGAACTCCTGATTCGCATCAATGAAGCCGCGGGAGATGTTGTAATCCCGCGCGCGGCTCTGGAGGCGGCCACGGCGACGTATCTTGTGTACTATCGTCACCACCTTTCCACTGAGGAGCGAGACGTGATGCCTCGTGCTGCGCAGGTGCTGACAGAACACGACTGGGCTGCAGTCGATGCGGCCGTACCGGCTAGCCCCGATCCGCTTTTCGGAGACAATGTACTAGAGCGCTTCGAGGCGCTTCGCAGGCAGATCGCTTTAGACGCGCAGGTGTCAAAGGATTTGAGCCAACCACCAGACACCCATTGA
- a CDS encoding AAA family ATPase: MSRADLLVSLVKAGSQGDQQLLRTTVEAMAAEERAKHHHQLADKLVENLGSAKSGPRSVEVVRSFDGGHGGLLYEVEPRRTLDSLLLNETVLTACRELAEEQHRKDLLRSYGVEPRHRVLLSGAPGNGKTSLAEALAAELMVPLFVVRYEAVIGSFLGETSGRLKRLFDFVRTHQCVLFFDEFDTLGKERGDTHETGEIKRVVSSLLLQIDALPSHVVVVTATNHAELLDRAVWRRFQLRLALPEPTVAQKEEWFVRLQKRLDAPLGITPKTLASKLKASSFSDLEQFCEDIQRRYVLALPAANLKRIIVERLKQWQTRFTIDQ; this comes from the coding sequence ATGTCGCGAGCAGACCTACTCGTAAGCCTAGTCAAGGCAGGAAGCCAGGGCGACCAGCAACTGCTGCGCACGACCGTCGAAGCCATGGCGGCTGAAGAGCGCGCCAAGCATCACCATCAACTGGCCGACAAGCTAGTCGAGAACTTGGGATCGGCCAAGTCGGGCCCGCGCTCGGTCGAGGTTGTGCGCTCTTTCGATGGCGGACACGGTGGCCTGCTGTATGAAGTTGAGCCAAGGAGAACCTTGGATTCGCTATTGCTCAATGAAACCGTACTCACTGCATGTCGCGAGCTGGCCGAGGAGCAGCATCGGAAGGACTTGCTGCGCTCCTACGGAGTAGAGCCGCGGCATCGAGTACTGTTGTCCGGCGCGCCAGGTAACGGCAAAACTTCGTTGGCTGAAGCGCTTGCCGCCGAACTGATGGTGCCGTTGTTCGTCGTGCGCTACGAGGCGGTGATCGGCAGCTTCCTTGGCGAGACTAGCGGCCGCTTGAAGCGGCTCTTTGACTTCGTGCGCACGCACCAATGTGTGCTGTTCTTCGACGAGTTCGATACCCTTGGCAAGGAGCGAGGGGATACGCACGAAACCGGCGAGATCAAGCGTGTGGTCAGCTCTCTGCTGCTGCAGATCGATGCACTGCCCAGCCATGTAGTCGTGGTGACCGCCACGAACCACGCTGAACTGCTGGATCGTGCCGTGTGGCGCCGTTTCCAGTTGCGCCTCGCGCTGCCGGAGCCCACCGTGGCGCAAAAAGAAGAATGGTTCGTGCGGCTGCAAAAGCGACTGGACGCCCCGCTGGGCATAACGCCGAAGACCTTGGCATCGAAGCTCAAGGCGTCAAGCTTCTCCGACCTGGAGCAGTTCTGCGAAGACATACAGCGCCGCTACGTTCTGGCGCTTCCTGCCGCCAATCTTAAACGCATCATTGTTGAACGCCTCAAACAGTGGCAGACGCGATTCACGATCGACCAATAA